One genomic window of Cygnus olor isolate bCygOlo1 chromosome 3, bCygOlo1.pri.v2, whole genome shotgun sequence includes the following:
- the SOD2 gene encoding superoxide dismutase [Mn], mitochondrial isoform X1 yields MLCRLASAGRSRAKLIAPLGCLVPRQKHTLPDLPYDYGALEPHINAEIMQLHHSKHHATYVNNLNVAEEKYKEALAKGDVTAQVSLQPALKFNGGGHINHTIFWTNLSPNGGGEPKGELMEAIKRDFGSFANFKEKLTAVSVGVQGSGWGWLGYNKEQGHLQIAACANQDPLQGTTGLIPLLGIDVWEHAYYLQYKNVRPDYLKAIWNVINWENVSSRYASCKK; encoded by the exons ATGTTGTGTCGCCTCGCCTCGGCGGGCAG aAGCAGGGCCAAGCTGATAGCACCTCTGGGGTGCTTGGTGCCTAGGCAAAAGCACACGCTTCCTGACCTGCCATATGACTATGGCGCTCTGGAACCTCACATTAACGCAGAGATCATGCAGCTGCACCACAGCAAGCACCATGCCACCTACGTGAACAACCTGAACGTTGCggaggaaaaatacaaagaggCACTGGCAAAAG GTGATGTTACAGCTCAGGTGTCGCTTCAGCCTGCACTGAAGTTCAATGGTGGGGGTCATATCAATCACACCATCTTCTGGACAAATCTTTCACCTAATGGAGGAGGAGAGCCTAAAG gagaattgATGGAAGCCATCAAGCGCGACTTTGGTTCCTTCGCAAACTTCAAGGAGAAGCTAACAGCTGTATCAGTTGGTGTTCAAGGATCAGGCTGGGGGTGGCTTGGCTATAACAAAGAGCAAGGGCACCTACAGATAGCAGCTTGTGCAAATCAAGACCCTTTGCAAGGAACAACAG GTCTTATTCCTTTGCTAGGAATCGATGTATGGGAACATGCCTATTATCTTCAGTATAAAAATGTTCGACCTGATTATTTGAAAGCCATCTGGAATGTCATCAACTGGGAGAATGTATCTTCAAGATATGCATCTTGCAAAAAGTAG
- the SOD2 gene encoding superoxide dismutase [Mn], mitochondrial isoform X2, translating to MLCRLASAGSRAKLIAPLGCLVPRQKHTLPDLPYDYGALEPHINAEIMQLHHSKHHATYVNNLNVAEEKYKEALAKGDVTAQVSLQPALKFNGGGHINHTIFWTNLSPNGGGEPKGELMEAIKRDFGSFANFKEKLTAVSVGVQGSGWGWLGYNKEQGHLQIAACANQDPLQGTTGLIPLLGIDVWEHAYYLQYKNVRPDYLKAIWNVINWENVSSRYASCKK from the exons ATGTTGTGTCGCCTCGCCTCGGCGGGCAG CAGGGCCAAGCTGATAGCACCTCTGGGGTGCTTGGTGCCTAGGCAAAAGCACACGCTTCCTGACCTGCCATATGACTATGGCGCTCTGGAACCTCACATTAACGCAGAGATCATGCAGCTGCACCACAGCAAGCACCATGCCACCTACGTGAACAACCTGAACGTTGCggaggaaaaatacaaagaggCACTGGCAAAAG GTGATGTTACAGCTCAGGTGTCGCTTCAGCCTGCACTGAAGTTCAATGGTGGGGGTCATATCAATCACACCATCTTCTGGACAAATCTTTCACCTAATGGAGGAGGAGAGCCTAAAG gagaattgATGGAAGCCATCAAGCGCGACTTTGGTTCCTTCGCAAACTTCAAGGAGAAGCTAACAGCTGTATCAGTTGGTGTTCAAGGATCAGGCTGGGGGTGGCTTGGCTATAACAAAGAGCAAGGGCACCTACAGATAGCAGCTTGTGCAAATCAAGACCCTTTGCAAGGAACAACAG GTCTTATTCCTTTGCTAGGAATCGATGTATGGGAACATGCCTATTATCTTCAGTATAAAAATGTTCGACCTGATTATTTGAAAGCCATCTGGAATGTCATCAACTGGGAGAATGTATCTTCAAGATATGCATCTTGCAAAAAGTAG